The following proteins come from a genomic window of Meles meles chromosome 1, mMelMel3.1 paternal haplotype, whole genome shotgun sequence:
- the SNIP1 gene encoding smad nuclear-interacting protein 1 — protein MKEVKSERERGSRRRHRDGDVVAAAVVVKVKQERLSPEAAPPAHRRPDSSGGSASPPAGDPGRPGHRGNRARGGSRSPAKKKNKSSGRRSKSPRSKRSRSPHHSTVKVKQEREDHTRRGREERQHRESSGQEHRRARNSDRDRHRGHSHQRRSSNERPGSGQAQGRDRDVQNLQAQDAEREFCNARRRENRQKNEVSGGGNESQGSVPRPGGNNKDKEAPVKEKPSFELSGALLEDTNTFRGVVIKYSEPPEARIPKKRWRLYPFKNDEVLPVMYIHRQSAYLLGRHRRIADIPIDHPSCSKQHAVFQYRLVEYTRADGTVGRRVRPYIIDLGSGNGTFLNNKRIEPQRYYELKEKDVLKFGFSSREYVLLHESSDTSEVDRKEDEDDEEEEEVSDS, from the exons ATGAAGGAGGTAAAGAGCGAGCGGGAGCGGGGGAGCCGGCGGAGGCACCGCGACGGGGAcgtggtggcggcggcggtggtggtgAAGGTGAAGCAGGAGCGCCTCAGCCCGGAAGCCGCGCCTCCCGCCCACCGCCGCCCAGATTCCTCCGGCGGTAGCGCGTCCCCGCCAGCCGGCGACCCGGGCCGCCCTGGTCACCGCGGGAACCGAGCCCGAGGAGGTAGCCG GTCCccagccaaaaagaaaaacaagtcctCAGGGAGAAGAAGCAAGTCTCCTCGGAGTAAGAGAAGCCGAAGCCCTCACCACTCAACAGTCAAAGTGAAGCAG GAACGTGAGGATCATACTCGGAGAGGACGGGAGGAACGGCAGCACCGGGAATCATCAGGCCAGGAACACAGGCGAGCTAGAAACAGTGACCGTGACAGACACCGGGGCCATTCTCACCAGAGGAGAAGCTCTAATGAGAGGCCCGGGAGTGGGCAGGCTCAGGGACGGGACCGAGACGTTCAGAATCTACAGGCTCAGGATGCAGAGCGGGAGTTTTGCAATGCCCGAAGACGGGAGAATCGCCAGAAGAATGAAGTTAGCGGTGGTGGTAATGAGTCTCAGGGGTCGGTTCCCCGACCTGGGGGCAACAATAAAGACAAAGAGGCACCCGTTAAAGAAAAGCCAAGCTTTGAACTCTCCGGGGCACTTCTCGAGGACACCAATACCTTCCGGGGTGTCGTCATTAAGTATAGTGAGCCCCCAGAAGCACGTATCCCCAAGAAACGATGGCGCCTCTACCCCTTTAAAAATGACGAGGTGCTTCCTGTCATGTACATCCATCGGCAGAGCGCCTACCTCTTAGGCCGGCACCGCCGCATAGCGGACATCCCGATCGATCATCCCTCCTGCTCAAAGCAGCACGCCGTCTTTCAGTATCG GCTTGTGGAATATACCCGTGCTGATGGGACAGTTGGCCGAAGGGTGAGGCCCTACATCATTGACCTTGGCTCAGGCAATGGAACGTTCTTGAACAACAAACGCATTGAGCCACAGAGATACTATGAACTAAAGGAAAAAGATGTACTTAAATTTGGGTTCAGCAGCAGAGAGTATGTCCTGCTTCACGAGTCCTCTGACACCTCTGAAGTAGACAGGAAAGAAGATGAGgatgacgaggaggaggaggaagtatcTGACAGCTAG
- the DNALI1 gene encoding axonemal dynein light intermediate polypeptide 1 — protein sequence MIPPADSLLKYDTPVLVSRNTEKRSPKARPLKVSPQQPGPSGPVPQPPKTKLPSTSSVPDPTKQAEEILNAILPPREWVEDTQLWIQQVSSTPSTRMDVVHLQEQLDLKLQQRQARETGICPVRRELYSQCFDELIREVTINCAERGLLLLRVRDEIRMTIAAYQTLYESSVAFGMRKALQAEQGKSDMERKIAELEAEKKDLERQVNEQKAKCEAIEKREVERRLVEEKKHNEEIQFLKRTNQQLKAQLEGIIAPKK from the exons ATGATTCCCCCTGCGGACTCTCTGCTCAAGTATGACACCCCGGTGTTGGTGAGCCGGAATACAGAAAAGCGGAGCCCCAAA GCACGGCCACTGAAAGTCAGCCCCCAGCAGCCTGGACCCTCCGGTCCAGTCCCACAGCCACCAAAGACCAAGCTCCCCTCAACTTCTTCTGTCCCAGATCCTACAAAGCAGGCAGAAGAAATCTTAAATGCCATCCTACCCCCAAG GGAGTGGGTGGAGGACACGCAGCTGTGGATCCAGCAGGTGTCCAGCACCCCCAGCACCAGGATGGATGTGGTGCATCTCCAGGAGCAGCTGGACCTGAAGCTGCAGCAGCGGCAGGCCAGGGAGACCGGCATCTGCCCCGTGCGCAGGGAGCTCTACTCACAGTGCTTCG ACGAGCTGATCCGAGAGGTGACCATCAACTGTGCAGAGAGGGGGCTGCTGTTGCTTCGAGTCCGGGACGAGATCCGCATGACCATTGCCGCCTACCAGACCTTGTATGAGAGCAGCGTGGCCTTTGGCATGAGGAAGGCGCTGCAGGCTGAACAGGGGAAGTCAGACATGGAGAGGAAA ATTGCAGAAttggaagcagaaaagaaagatttGGAGAGGCAAGTGAATGAGCAGAAGGCCAAGTGTGAGGCCATCGAGAAGCGGGAGGTTGAGAGGAGACTGGTAGAGGAGAAGAAGCACAACGAGGAGATTCAGTTCCTCAAGCGGACCAACCAGCAGCTGAAG gCCCAACTGGAAGGCATTATTGCACCAAAGAAGTGA
- the GNL2 gene encoding nucleolar GTP-binding protein 2 produces MVKPKYKGRSTINPSKASTNPDRVQGAGGQNMRDRATIRRLNMYRQKERRNSRGKVIKPLQYQSMVASGTVARVEPNIKWFGNTRVIKQSSLQKFQEEMGTVLKDPYKVVMKQSKLPMSLLHDRIQPHNSKVHILDTESFETTFGPKSQRKRPNLVASDMQSLLENAAVSTESYDQGKDRDLVTEDTGVRNEAQEEIYKKGQSKRIWGELYKVIDSSDVVVQVLDARDPMGTRSPHIETYLKKEKPWKHLIFVLNKCDLVPTWATKRWVAVLSQDYPTLAFHASLTNPFGKGAFIQLLRQFGKLHTDKKQISVGFIGYPNVGKSSVINTLRSKKVCNVAPIAGETKVWQYITLMRRIFLIDCPGVVYPSEDSETDIVLKGVVQVEKIKTPEDHISAVLERAKPEYISKTYKIDSWENAEDFLEKLAFRTGKLLKGGEPDLQTVGKMVLNDWQRGRIPFFVKPPNAEPPAASQLPSSSSLEVATETSQKDTEEEVTATVGEASEPVNEKENENSRCDTDSEMQQILARVRQNFGKINVVPQFSGDDLVPLEMSDIDEELESFSGEEEKEEGEQEQLEDEEEESCPESQGEHAGNDTKAVIRALDEKIAKYQKFLNKAKAKKFSAVRISKGLSEKVFTKSEEQRAAEEVAEDTAPTKKGKKRKAQREEDRSNKTRRMLTSKERRRVARQQQSRKVGVRYYETHNVKNRNRNKKKTNDSDGQKHKHKKFKHKQ; encoded by the exons ATGGTGAAGCCCAAGTACAAAGGACGGAGCACCATCAACCCCTCCAAGGCCAGCACAAACCCTG ATCGAGTGCAGGGAGCAGGAGGCCAAAACATGAGGGACCGGGCCACAATCCGGCGCCTGAATATGTACCGGCAAAAGGAGCGCAG GAACAGTCGTGGCAAAGTGATTAAGCCTCTGCAGTATCAGTCCATGGTAGCTTCCGGCACGGTGGCGAGAGTGGAGCCAAATATTAAGTGGTTTG GAAACACACGTGTGATTAAACAGTCATCATTACAAAAATTTCAAGAGGAAATGGGCACAGTTCTGAAGGATCCATACAAAGTTGTCATGAAGCAAAGCAAGTTGCCCATGTCTCTTCTCCATGATCGGATCCAGCCTCAT aactCGAAGGTGCACATTCTTGATACTGAAAGCTTTGAAACTACATTCGGCCCAAAGTCGCAGAGGAAGCGACCAAACTTAGTTGCTAGTGATATGCAGTCTCTTCTAGAAAATGCAGCAGTGTCCACTGAGAGCTACGACCAGGGCAAGGATCGTGACTTGGTCACTGAAGACACTGGTGTCAG AAATGAAGCCCAAGAAGAGATCTATAAGAAGGGACAGTCCAAAAGAATATGGGGTGAGCTCTACAAG GTGATAGATTCCTCAGATGTTGTAGTTCAAGTTCTTGACGCTAGAGATCCGATGGGTACCCGTTCCCCTCACATTGAGACTTACTTGAAGAAGGAAAAACCCTGGAAACACCTAATTTTTGTTCTTAATAAATGTGATCTTGTTCCAACCTGGGCGACC AAACGTTGGGTGGCTGTCCTCTCCCAGGATTACCCAACCCTTGCCTTCCACGCAAGTCTCACCAACCCCTTTGGCAAAGGAGCCTTTATTCAGCTTCTCCGGCAGTTTGGAAAG CTGCACACTGACAAGAAGCAGATCAGTGTCGGGTTCATTGGCTATCCAAATGTTGGCAAGAGCTCTGTGATAAACACATTGCGCTCCAAGAAAGTTTGCAACGTGGCCCCCATTGCAGGTGAAACAAAG GTCTGGCAGTATATCACCTTGATGCGTCGGATATTCCTTATCGACTGTCCAGGTGTGGTTTACCCCTCTGAGGACTCGGAGACAGACATTGTGCTGAAAGGCGTC GTTcaagttgaaaaaataaagactccCGAAGACCACATCAGTGCTGTACTTGAACGAGCGAAGCCAGAATACATCAGCAAGACCTACAAGATTGATTCTTGGGAGAATGCTGAGGACTTTCTTGAGAAGCTGGCATTCCGGACTGGGAAGTTACTGAAG GGTGGAGAGCCTGACTTGCAGACTGTGGGCAAGATGGTTCTCAATGACTGGCAGAGGGGCCGGATTCCTTTTTTTGTCAAGCCGCCCAATGCGGAGCCCCCTGCGGCCTCCCAG CTCCCTTCCTCCTCATCTTTGGAAGTTGCCACAGAAACAAGCCAGAAGGACACTGAAGAGGAAGTCACCGCAACTGTAGGGGAAGCCTCAGAGCCTGTCAATGAGAAGGAAAACGAGAACAGTCGCTGTGACACGGACTCAGAAATGCAGCAGATTCTGGCACGGGTTCGGCAGAATTTCGGCAAAATCAATGTCGTGCCTCAGTTTTCCGGGGATGACCTGGTCCCTTTGGAGATGTCCGATATTGATGAAGAGCTTGAGAGCTTTtctggagaggaggagaaagaggagggggaacAGGAACAACTGGAAGACGAGGAAGAGGAGTCTTGCCCGGAGTCCCAGGGAGAACACGCGGGCAATGACACCAAGGCTGTTATTAGAGCGCTGGATGAAAAGATTGCTAAATATCAGAAGTTTTTAAACAAAGCCAAAGCTAAGAAGTTTTCCGCAGTCAG AATATCCAAGGGACTAAGTGAAAAGGTTTTTACAAAATCTGAAGAACAAAGAGCAGCTGAAGAGGTTGCAGAAGACACAG CACCTaccaaaaagggaaagaaaaggaaggcacagagggaagaggaCCGTTCAAATAAGACTCGCAGGATGCTTACATCTAAGGAA CGGAGGCGAGTGGCGCGGCAGCAGCAGTCCAGGAAAGTTGGTGTACGCTACTATGAAACACACAACGTGAAAAATAGGAACAGGAACAAAAAGAAGACCAATGACTCAGACGGacagaaacacaaacacaaaaaattcaaacataagcagtaa